The following proteins are encoded in a genomic region of Ctenopharyngodon idella isolate HZGC_01 chromosome 12, HZGC01, whole genome shotgun sequence:
- the si:ch211-141o9.10 gene encoding probable endonuclease 4 isoform X2, translating to MASRRKGEKRKTEEVTETKELQHSDAEPSDGSSREEEIAQKMKKKAKKKYIGAHVSISGGIWKAVESSVAIGGHAFALFLGSQRSWTRPALDPAAAVKFQKACAQHGFDPIHILPHGSYLMNCGSPKEDVFSKSQTMLVDELSRCSALGLSQFNFHPGASIDSSPEKCMEKIAQAINHAHQQTPAVITVLENMSGQGSTVGGQFSELRSIIDRVHDKTRVGVCLDTCHAFAAGYDISPPGGVKNMLDEFDRVVGLHYLRAVHLNDSKGTLGSNLDRHEDIGRGQIGITAFREIVNEPRLDNIPLILETPGRL from the exons ATGGCCTCACGAAGAAAAGGCGAGAAGAGAAAGACAGAGGAAGTTACTGAAACAAAGGAGCTACAACATTCTGATGCAGAACCATCCGATGGCAGCAGCAGAGAGGAAGAAATAGCacagaaaatgaagaaaaaggcaaagaaaaaatacataGGCGCTCACGTCTCAATATCAG GAGGAATATGGAAAGCAGTCGAATCAAGTGTGGCAATAGGAGGTCATGCTTTTGCCCTTTTCTTGGGCTCCCAGCGCTCCTGGACCAGACCAGCACTTGATCCAGCTGCAGCAGTTAAATTTCAAAAAGCCTGTGCTCAACATGGCTTCGATCCGATACACATCCTGCCACATGGATCTTATTTGATGAACTGCGGTTCCCCCAAAGAAG ATGTGTTCAGTAAGAGCCAGACTATGCTTGTGGATGAACTGAGTCGCTGCAGTGCACTGGGCCTCAGCCAGTTTAACTTTCACCCTGGAGCTTCTATAGACTCCAGCCCTGAGAAATGCATGGAGAAAATTGCCCAAGCTATTAACCACGCACACCAGCAAACTCCTGCCGTCATTACAG TGCTTGAAAACATGAGCGGTCAGGGCAGCACTGTAGGTGGGCAGTTCAGTGAACTGAGAAGCATAATAGACCGGGTGCATGATAAGACACGTGTTGGGGTGTGTCTGGACACTTGCCATGCTTTTGCAGCAG GCTATGACATTTCACCACCTGGAGGAGTGAAGAATATGCTTGATGAATTTGACCGTGTGGTTGGGTTGCATTATTTGAGAGCCGTTCATTTAAATGACTCTAAAG gaACATTAGGCAGCAATCTGGACCGCCATGAAGACATTGGACGTGGCCAAATCGGTATTACTGCTTTCCGAGAAATTGTGAATGAGCCTCGACTGGATAATATCCCTCTGATTTTAGAAACACCCGGTCG GCTTTGA
- the si:ch211-141o9.10 gene encoding probable endonuclease 4 isoform X1 has protein sequence MASRRKGEKRKTEEVTETKELQHSDAEPSDGSSREEEIAQKMKKKAKKKYIGAHVSISGGIWKAVESSVAIGGHAFALFLGSQRSWTRPALDPAAAVKFQKACAQHGFDPIHILPHGSYLMNCGSPKEDVFSKSQTMLVDELSRCSALGLSQFNFHPGASIDSSPEKCMEKIAQAINHAHQQTPAVITVLENMSGQGSTVGGQFSELRSIIDRVHDKTRVGVCLDTCHAFAAGYDISPPGGVKNMLDEFDRVVGLHYLRAVHLNDSKGTLGSNLDRHEDIGRGQIGITAFREIVNEPRLDNIPLILETPGRPGFEYAEQIELLYSLCEKRVKN, from the exons ATGGCCTCACGAAGAAAAGGCGAGAAGAGAAAGACAGAGGAAGTTACTGAAACAAAGGAGCTACAACATTCTGATGCAGAACCATCCGATGGCAGCAGCAGAGAGGAAGAAATAGCacagaaaatgaagaaaaaggcaaagaaaaaatacataGGCGCTCACGTCTCAATATCAG GAGGAATATGGAAAGCAGTCGAATCAAGTGTGGCAATAGGAGGTCATGCTTTTGCCCTTTTCTTGGGCTCCCAGCGCTCCTGGACCAGACCAGCACTTGATCCAGCTGCAGCAGTTAAATTTCAAAAAGCCTGTGCTCAACATGGCTTCGATCCGATACACATCCTGCCACATGGATCTTATTTGATGAACTGCGGTTCCCCCAAAGAAG ATGTGTTCAGTAAGAGCCAGACTATGCTTGTGGATGAACTGAGTCGCTGCAGTGCACTGGGCCTCAGCCAGTTTAACTTTCACCCTGGAGCTTCTATAGACTCCAGCCCTGAGAAATGCATGGAGAAAATTGCCCAAGCTATTAACCACGCACACCAGCAAACTCCTGCCGTCATTACAG TGCTTGAAAACATGAGCGGTCAGGGCAGCACTGTAGGTGGGCAGTTCAGTGAACTGAGAAGCATAATAGACCGGGTGCATGATAAGACACGTGTTGGGGTGTGTCTGGACACTTGCCATGCTTTTGCAGCAG GCTATGACATTTCACCACCTGGAGGAGTGAAGAATATGCTTGATGAATTTGACCGTGTGGTTGGGTTGCATTATTTGAGAGCCGTTCATTTAAATGACTCTAAAG gaACATTAGGCAGCAATCTGGACCGCCATGAAGACATTGGACGTGGCCAAATCGGTATTACTGCTTTCCGAGAAATTGTGAATGAGCCTCGACTGGATAATATCCCTCTGATTTTAGAAACACCCGGTCG TCCAGGCTTTGAGTATGCTGAACAGATAGAGCTCCTTTACTCCCTTTGTGAAAAAAGGGTGAAGAATTAG